The window CGCGGTTCTGAATACGACGGCGATCTGGAACGAGGTGCTGGTCGATCTGGATAATCGCAAGGAATGGTTTTCCGCCCGAAAGTCACGCGGCTTTCCGGTCATCGTCGCGATCCTCGACGGCAAGGTTGCCGGCTACGCTTCCTATGGCGACTGGCGCGCCTTCGACGGCTATCGCCACACCCGCGAGCATTCGGTCTATGTCCACAAGGACGCCCGCGGCCACGGCATCGGTAAAAAGCTGATGCAGGCGCTGATCGACCATGCATCCGGCAATGACGTGCATGTGCTGATCGCCGCAATCGAATCGGAAAATCACGCCTCCATCCGCCTGCACGAAAGCCTGGGTTTCAGGGTCGTCGGCCGGTTTTCGGAAGTGGGCACCAAATTCGGCCGCTGGCTGGACCTGACCTGCATGGAGCTGAAGCTGAATTAGCAGCCTGGCCGGGATTTCTCTCAGGCCGGACGCCGGGCAAAGGCGAGCATGACGCCGAAGGCCATCATCATGGAGCCGCTGATCCGGTTCACGCGCTTCAGGGTGCGCGCATTGCGCATGAGACCGGACAGCCGCGAGCCGATAAAGGCATAAACGGTGATGGCCACCACCTCGAGCAGAAGGAAAATCACGCCGAGCGTGGCGAAACTCTGCCAATAGGCGTCCTTCTCGATGAATTGCGGGAAAAAGGCCGTGAAGATCAGGATAGCCTTCGGATTGCCGGAGGCGACGAAGAACTCCTGCCGCAGATAGGTCCTGAGAATGGTGCCGCCGCCCGAGGACACATCCGGAGCCGCGATATCCGCCCTGGAGCGGATGAGCTTGAAGCCGATCCACAGCAGGTAAGCAACGCCGATCCATTTAATCAGCGAAAACATCATCTCGGACGCCATCAAAAGCGCGCCTAGCCCCAGCGCGGCAATCGCGATCATGCCTGCGAAAGCAACCAGCCTGCCGCTTGCCGCCACCACCGCCGTGGCCATGCCGTATCGCGCACCGACCGTCATCGACAGGAGGTTATTGGGCCCGAACGCCATGTTCAGGGCAAAACAGGCGGGAATGAAAATGAGGATGGTTTCGAGTGCCATGGTGGTGATCCGGAAGGAGTGAGGTTGCGATAATCTCACTCTCCGCTCCGGCTGTCGAGACGGCCGCATCAGCAAAGAAGGCGGGTGAGGGCAGCCCGCCTTCTACGTGTCTTTTATCAGATCGGCTCGAACACCATCGAATGGCCGTTGATACAGTAACGCAGGCCTGTCGGCTTCGGGCCGTCGGGGAAGACATGGCCAAGATGGCCGCCGCAATTGGCGCAGCGGATTTCCGTGCGCACCATGCCGTAACTGGCGTCGCGGTGTTCCGTCACGGCGCCCGGCTTCACCGGCTCGAAATAGCTCGGCCAACCGCAGCCCGCGTCGAACTTCGTATCGGAGAGGAACAGCGGTTCGTCACAGGCGGCGCAGCGGTAGAGGCCTTTCTGGAACGTGTCCCAGTAGGGGCCGGTAAAGGCGCGCTCGGTGCCATGTTCACGCAGGATGTGATATTGCTCCGGCGTCAGCTGTTCGCGCCAGTCGGCATCGCTCTTGTTCACTTTGGGGGGTGTCAGATCGCTCATGGAATGATCCTTTCTATTCCTGCCAGAAATAGTCATCGTCGTTGCCGATTGAAAGAGGGTACGTCCCATAACAAGTCCGTTATGGCAGGGATCGGGAGTCGATTTGGGTTGAGAAGGCGGTTCCTATGCCTTAACTGAAAAAATCGATTTGAAAGAAGAACGCCATTCATTGGCGCGCAGGGGTGGGGGACACCCCGGGAGATGTGAATGACATCAGATGTCACGCCGCTGACATTCCTGTCGCTGTTTCTGCCGTTTCTGGCAGCGCTCGCCGCGCCGGCGCTTGTGAAAAGGTTCGGTCACAATGCCGCGTGGATCCTGGCGCTTGCGCCGGGGCTGGCATTTGTCCATTTCGCCCTGATGCTGCCTGAAATCGCGGCGGGTGGCGTTATCACCGGCGGTTATGCCTGGGTTCCGAGCTTCAACCTCAGCTTTTCCTGGTTCATCGACGGCCTGTCGCTGACATTTGCCCTTCTCATCACCGGCATCGGCCTGCTGATCGTGCTTTACGCCGGCGGTTACATGAAGGGACATCCACAGCAGGGCCGTTTCCTGTCTTTCCTGCTCCTGTTCATGGGGGCGATGCTTGGCGTCGTCGTCTCCGACAGCCTGCTGATGCTGTTCGTTTTCTGGGAACTGACCTCCATCACCTCCTTCCTGCTGATCGGTTTTGACCATGAGCGCGCGGCCTCGCGCCGCGCTGCGCTGCAGGCGCTGGTGGTGACGGGCGGCGGCGGTCTGCTGCTGCTCGCCGGGCTGATTTTCATCTGGGACATCAGCGGCATGACGCAATTGTCCATGCTGGTGCGCGGCGGCGACATATTGCGCGACAGCCCGTTTTATCTCGCCGCGCTGCTTCTGGTTCTTGGCGGCGCCTTTACCAAATCGGCGCAGTTTCCCTTCCATTTCTGGCTGCCCAACGCCATGGAAGCGCCGACACCTGTTTCCGCCTATCTGCATTCGGCAACCATGGTGAAGGCCGGCGTCTATCTTTTGATGCGTCTCAATCCGGTTCTCGGCGATACCGCCGCCTGGCAGATATTGCTGCCCTTCTTCGGTGGCCTGACCATGCTGACGGGCGCGCTGCTTGCCGTGCGCCAGACCGACCTGAAGCTGATGCTGGCTTATACCACGGTCTCATCGCTCGGCCTGCTGGTCATGCTCACCGGCTTCGGCTCGGATCATGCCATTGAGGCGGCGGTGCTTTATCTGGTGGCGCATTCGCTGTTCAAGGGCGCGCTGTTCATGGTCGCCGGCATCATCGACCATGAGACCGGCACCCGCGACGTGACGAAGCTCGGCGGCCTGCGAAAAGCCATGCCGATCACCTTTGCGGCAGCGCTGGCGGCTGCGATTTCCATGGCCGGCCTGCCACCCTTCTTCGGTTTTCTCGCCAAGGAAGAGATTTATTATGCGCTGGCGCATGGCAATCCGCGCGCCGTGCTGTTCACCGGCATCGCCATTCTCGGCAATGCGCTGATGTTTGCCGTGGCCTTCGCCGTGGCGCTGAAACCGTTCCTCGGCAAGCCGTTGAAAACCTCGAAACATGCCCATGAGGGGCCGCTTCTGCTCTGGCTCGGCCCGGCGCTGCTGGCGGTGAAGGGGCTGACCATCGCTCTCTTCTCCGGTATCGCGCATTTCTATATTTCGACGCCCATGGCAAGCGCGGTCGCGGGTGAGGCCCGCCCGGTGGAAATCTCGCTCATTCCCCATATCGGCGTGCCGCTCGGCCTGTCGCTGCTGACGATCGCGCTCGGCATCGTCCTCTATACGCGGCTTGTCGCCCTTCGCAGTCTGATGGACCGCACGTTCAGGGCGCTGGGGGCGGGGCCGGACAGGGGGTTCGATGTCTTCATCGAAGCGCTGGTGAAAATCTCGTTCCATGTGGCGAGGCTCATCCAGCCCGGCAGGCTGGAATTTTATGTCACCGCCACTTTCGCCGTCATCGCCGCCGTGCTGCTGGCGCCACTATTTCTTTATGGCGAGCTTCCGTCAGTACCGGCATGGCCGCACGATGTTCAGATCCATGAGCTGACCTTCATCGCCATCGCCGTGGCAGGCCTCATGGCGGTGCTGACCGCCTCCAGCCGGCTCACCGCCATCATTGCGCTCGGCATTCAGGGTTTTGCCGTGGCGGTCATCTTCCTGCTGTTCGGCGCGCCGGATCTTTCCTTCACGCAGTTCATGGTCGAGACGCTGTCGGTGGTCATCCTGACGCTGGTGATGACGCGGCTTCGACTGTCGCCGTCGGATCATCGCGGCCTTGGCCAGAAGCTGCTGGACAGCACCATCGCCATTGCCTGCGGAACCGGCTTCGCTTTGTTCCTGATGCGGGCGACGGAGGCGAGTTTCGACAATCGTCTGACCGATTTCTACAACACCTATTCCAAGGTCATCGCCCACGGCGCCAATGTCGTGAACGTCATCATCGTCGATTTCCGCGGCACGGATACGCTCGGCGAAATCGCTGTCGTGATGATCACGGGTCTCGCCATTCTCGCGCTCATCCGCATTCGCCCGGCCGCCGCCGTCAAGGGACCTGCCAAGACCGCTAAGAAGAAGGGAGCGCGGGCATGAACACGCTTATCCTGCGCACCGTCGCCCCCGTCGTCACCAGCCTCATGGTGCTGTTTTCCATTTTCGTGCTGCTGCGCGGCCATAACGAACCGGGCGGCGGGTTCATCGGCGGGCTGATTGCGGTCTCGGCGCTGGCAATCTATGGCATCGCTTATGGTGTGGCGGCAGTCCGCCGCGCCATCGTGTTTCATCCGCTCTCCATTGCCGGGGCAGGGCTGCTGATGGCGATGCTGTCCGGCATCGTGTCGATTGCCGCAGGCGTGCCCTTCATGACCGGGCTCTGGGTCTATCCAAGCCTGTTCGGCGTCGAGTTGCCGCTCTCCACCGTCATGTCCTTCGATATCG is drawn from Agrobacterium tumefaciens and contains these coding sequences:
- a CDS encoding N-acetyltransferase gives rise to the protein MSVELRDATVDDLSGIMEIYNDAVLNTTAIWNEVLVDLDNRKEWFSARKSRGFPVIVAILDGKVAGYASYGDWRAFDGYRHTREHSVYVHKDARGHGIGKKLMQALIDHASGNDVHVLIAAIESENHASIRLHESLGFRVVGRFSEVGTKFGRWLDLTCMELKLN
- a CDS encoding LysE family translocator; its protein translation is MALETILIFIPACFALNMAFGPNNLLSMTVGARYGMATAVVAASGRLVAFAGMIAIAALGLGALLMASEMMFSLIKWIGVAYLLWIGFKLIRSRADIAAPDVSSGGGTILRTYLRQEFFVASGNPKAILIFTAFFPQFIEKDAYWQSFATLGVIFLLLEVVAITVYAFIGSRLSGLMRNARTLKRVNRISGSMMMAFGVMLAFARRPA
- the msrB gene encoding peptide-methionine (R)-S-oxide reductase MsrB produces the protein MSDLTPPKVNKSDADWREQLTPEQYHILREHGTERAFTGPYWDTFQKGLYRCAACDEPLFLSDTKFDAGCGWPSYFEPVKPGAVTEHRDASYGMVRTEIRCANCGGHLGHVFPDGPKPTGLRYCINGHSMVFEPI
- a CDS encoding putative monovalent cation/H+ antiporter subunit A → MTSDVTPLTFLSLFLPFLAALAAPALVKRFGHNAAWILALAPGLAFVHFALMLPEIAAGGVITGGYAWVPSFNLSFSWFIDGLSLTFALLITGIGLLIVLYAGGYMKGHPQQGRFLSFLLLFMGAMLGVVVSDSLLMLFVFWELTSITSFLLIGFDHERAASRRAALQALVVTGGGGLLLLAGLIFIWDISGMTQLSMLVRGGDILRDSPFYLAALLLVLGGAFTKSAQFPFHFWLPNAMEAPTPVSAYLHSATMVKAGVYLLMRLNPVLGDTAAWQILLPFFGGLTMLTGALLAVRQTDLKLMLAYTTVSSLGLLVMLTGFGSDHAIEAAVLYLVAHSLFKGALFMVAGIIDHETGTRDVTKLGGLRKAMPITFAAALAAAISMAGLPPFFGFLAKEEIYYALAHGNPRAVLFTGIAILGNALMFAVAFAVALKPFLGKPLKTSKHAHEGPLLLWLGPALLAVKGLTIALFSGIAHFYISTPMASAVAGEARPVEISLIPHIGVPLGLSLLTIALGIVLYTRLVALRSLMDRTFRALGAGPDRGFDVFIEALVKISFHVARLIQPGRLEFYVTATFAVIAAVLLAPLFLYGELPSVPAWPHDVQIHELTFIAIAVAGLMAVLTASSRLTAIIALGIQGFAVAVIFLLFGAPDLSFTQFMVETLSVVILTLVMTRLRLSPSDHRGLGQKLLDSTIAIACGTGFALFLMRATEASFDNRLTDFYNTYSKVIAHGANVVNVIIVDFRGTDTLGEIAVVMITGLAILALIRIRPAAAVKGPAKTAKKKGARA
- a CDS encoding Na+/H+ antiporter subunit B is translated as MNTLILRTVAPVVTSLMVLFSIFVLLRGHNEPGGGFIGGLIAVSALAIYGIAYGVAAVRRAIVFHPLSIAGAGLLMAMLSGIVSIAAGVPFMTGLWVYPSLFGVELPLSTVMSFDIGVYLVVVGAITSIALALEERESD